AGGGACACGGGATAAACGTCCTCACGGAAGATATTTTGACAAACTCCGGTGAATGCTCCGGGTACTACGAAACGAGAGTGCGCCCGGTGGCGCAAAGCTGAGATGTCCCCAGTTTCACAAAATTTGTTTAATGCCCTAGCCGTAAAGAGCCGCTTTAAGCGGGCCTCTCGCCTTATCGGGGTCGATACCGTGCTCTCGGAGTTGTTCCCCGGCCTCAGCCAAAACGCGATCCAAATCTCCGTATAACTTGAAAGTTTTCGTCCAATCCGGATATTCGAATCCCATCGATTGGCCCAGAATCGTCATGAAATTTTCCAACTCGAAAGCTTGATTCCCCTCCTCTGGACAAAGTTCAAAATGGCAACTGTGATAGACGGTCACCACAGAATCCACTTCGGCAGCACTGGCCGAGGAAAAGAGTTTTTCGCGCATCGCCTCAGGCGCTCCTGGCAACAGAAGCGTGGGACATTGATAACCATGGTCCTTATGTTGGTCAATTTCGACCACTTCGAGGCCAGGGACGCAGGCAAGAATCGCTTTCACATTCTCTTCCACACCATCGGTTCCTCCGTGAAGATGGAGTGCAATCCGCTTATTGACCTGGGTCAAACAAAGAGATTTGAGGGTATCGATATTCTGGGCCAAAAATTTCGTCACATGAACAAAGGGGAGTTCGTCATTTCCGGGTCCATTATAAAGAGGGCGGTATTCCGTGTATTGCATCTGGCAGGTAGGGCAGAAAGTAATTACCTGCCCAGACCCATAAGACTGAAATTTTTCAAGTGACCGCGTACCCATGGCCGCCCCTGCCTCGGGGTCGCTGCTTCGAAAATGATTAATGCCGCAACAATGAGCCATTCCGCCCGCCACTTCGTAGTCCAATCCCATCCTTTCGAATACATCCATGCACGAGAGCAGGATATGAGGCGTCTTGAGAATATGGCACCCGAAATAGAAAAGATTTTGTGCGGGGGCCTTCTTCTCGAACCGGACAGAGGTAAGACGCCGATAAAGATCAGGTGGAGTTTGGAGCCCGGCCGTGACGCGAATGATTCCACTTAGCCGGCGGAAAAAATTCCGTCCGCGTTGTCTTAATTCCTCTTTTCCGAAATCGCGCTGCTGGAGTTTGGTTCTGGCATAAAGCAGCATTTCCCGCGGATTTACATCCTCGGGGCAAGCATCGATACATGCACCGCTCTTTTGACACGCCTGAGCCCAAGCCGCGCCCTCGGGTGCAAAGGGACGACCATTAATAATATCCACCACCGAGCGCACAACAGATTCAGGGTTTTCCTCTTGGAGCTCTGTGTAAGGCAGCATCGAACAAGCTTCGACACATTTGCCGCAAAAAGTACAAAGCTCTGTTATTCGATCCATACGCGCTTGAAGATTGCTTTCAAATGACACTTCAGTTTTCGGGCTCATAAAGTTCCCTTCGCTGAAAATCGAAACAGGGGTTTAGATCGACCCCTGCGCTTAAAAAAAATTTAAACGATTTTACCCGACAACAATAGATCGATGCTCCTCAATTTCAATAAAACCCATTCAGACAGGAAGTTAAGACACAACAGTTCATTAGCTCCCCCCTCAGGGCTTATCTCCCGGCTTCCATTCCGGATGGCTGGGCCATTCCTTAATCTGTCCTTTCATATTCTCGCCGTAACGAACCCGGAAGAGGAGGGTCCGCTCGGGGCCGTTGTTGTATTCGTGAAGCTCACCCGGCGGATGTACAACGAATGAGCCAGGGGTAACTTCAATGGTTTCCTCTGGTGATTTCATCGTGCCGCCACCCTGAAAGCAAAAATAAATTTCAGTGCAATTCGGATGACAATGATACGGGCTGACCTGACCAGGCTCCCAGCAGGCGATGGTGGTATCACCTTCTCCATAGGTACCGAGAATTTTATCGACATGCCGCTCGGGCTTAAATTCCTGCTCTTCGAGCATGCTGAAGCTGTGCATAAATCTCTCCTTTAAATAACAATTCAATAAAATCCATTCTCGTTTGTTGAAAAATTTCAGGAGCCGCCTACAATTATTGACATCTCGTCGATAATTGTATCACTCCCAACAATAGTCCTGGAACCGTAGCTGCGCCTCGCAAATGTCCCACATCCATTCAGGCCGCTATGAAAAGAAACATCACCACCGAGATAAAGACCAGTCAACACCGACTCAAAAACCTTAAAAATTACCCGTCATTAAAGAATTTTCGGCATTTCGCCAGAAATTGAAAAATGGAATTATCCTGAAATGGCCCTACCGCTGTCTATAAAACTTATGATATCTGGGCCATTCGAAATTTTTGACCGAACGCGCTAATCTCATACTATCTTCAGAAGATTTTTAATTGATAAAAGGAGGAGCAAATGACCCTCAGCGCTTCACCAGAGGACACAAATGACCAAGCACTCCTGCGTGTTTTGAACCCGGTAGTGGCCCGAAAATTCAAGCCAATGCCACCCGCCAATAGAGTCAATGATCTTTCGAAATCCAAAATCGGATTATATTGGAACTATAAAAAACATGGCGATGTGGCTTTAAACAGGGTAAAAGACCTGCTGTCAGAAAAATTTGAGGGTCTAAGCTTTGAATGGCTAGAAACGGGGCCTGTGAACGAGGCAACCGAAGAGTGGTTTGAAAATGTCCGTCAAAGAGAAATTTCTGCAGTAATTGCTACAACCGGGGACTGAGGATCCTGCACATCGTGGTTGGTCAGAAACCACGCAGGCATCGAAGAGTTGGGCATACCTGTTGTCTCTATCGTTCAGGATTATTTCGTCGAAGATGCAAGAGCAAGCGCCGAAGCATATGGCTTGCAAGAACCCGCACTTGCTATAACCCCTGATGCGTTCACCACCATCACAGCCACACAAACTCTTGAGGCCATCGATCGTATTTTCGAAGATATTGTCTCCGGCCTGACAAAACAAATCCCAACATCCAACGAGAATGTCGTCAAAAGAATTGCTATTCATGGACCCGATGACGATACGCTGCAATTTTTCGGCACAGACCTTCTGGAGTGCCTAGAGAATATGAATGAGCGGTTCCTGGAATGGGGATGGAGCGATGGTTTTCCTCTTGTGCCGCCGACTGAAAACTCCGTAAATAAAATGCTAGCTGGGACAAAACGTGTGCCCGATGATGTTGTAGTGGAGAATTTTGTTCCTGGAATGGCTCAGGCAACCGTCAAAGATATTGCCATTAATGCTGTGATGGCGGGATGTCAGCCCGAATTCATGCCAATCATCATCACGGCTATAGAAGCCATGCACCATCCGGAAATAAATTTGCGAATGTGCACGGTTTCTACTGGTGCGCACGCCCCGCTCTTTGTCGTAAATGGTCCGGTGGGAAAGAAACTAAAAATCAATTCCGGCTCCTGTGCTTTAGGAAATGCCGGGCCCGGAAAACTTTCTTTCCCGAATATCGCGATTGGACGAGCGGTGCGCCTCGCGTTGATGAACGTGGGCGGCGCATATCCCGGCATATTGGATCAGGACACCATCGGCTCACCGGCAAAATTCAGCATGGTTCTCGCAGAAAACGAAGGGAAAAATCCATGGGAGCCCTATCATGTTGAAAAGGGTTTTAGCTTGGAGGAAAGCACCGTCTCATGCTTCTATGGCCACTCCTTGATTGAAATCGCCGATCTTGAAAGTGATACTGCCGACACCCTTATCAATACGATCTCCTTGCGGGTCATCGGTATCGGCCAGACCATCTTCATTCCGTATTATCCCGTAATTTTGCTGTCTCCGGCCCACGCAGAAATTTTCAACCGGGACGGCTGGACGAAAGACGATATACGCCAATATCTTCATCTTCATTGCGCTATCACCGCCGAAAAATACAGGCGCTCCAAGTCTCTTGCCTGGGGCCAGGATCGAAAATGGATCACCGAAGCGGATTCAAGCGCTATGATTCCTCTGTTTGAAGAGCCGGAAAAAATCGACATCGTCGTTGCAGGCGGAACATCGGGAAAAAGTGCAGCCTACCTTGGCCTATGCCCTAAACCTTATCCCGTGAAATCTTGACATATAAATATATTTTGCTTTGACTAAGAATCCAGGAATAAGGACGCGATGTCTTCAAGATAATTTTTTCTCACAGTTGCATTCTGCAAAAATTAGCTCCATGCCCTTTCCGGCTTTAAACTGGATGGACGGGAGACATCTCATGCCTATAGTTGATGCACAGGTCCATATATGGGCTGCCAACACACCAGAGCGGCCTTGGCCAGAGGAACAAATAGTCAAGCCACATCGACCAGAGCCTTTTTCGAAGGACAATCTCCTGGAGGAAATGAACGCTGCAGGCGTCCAACGTGCGGTCCTCGTGACGCCGATGTGGGAGGGTTTTCGAAATGATTTGGTACTCGAGGCGGCACAAGCACATCCAGATCAATTCGCCGTCATGGGGCGCTTCGAGCCAGAATTACCCGCATCACGCGGACAAATGGCAACCTGGCGAGAACAAGTCGGGATGCTTGGTTTGCGCCTGGTACTCAGGCACCCACCTTTTCGACCGATACTCTCCGAAGGACTCGCAGATTGGCTGTGGGCGGAGGCGGAACAGGCTGGCGTACCTATCATGCTCTTGGTCGATTCGGCGCAATTGAAATTCATCGATCAAATTGCCGAACGTCATCCAGGGTTGAAACTGGTCGTGGACCACCTGTGTATTTCCGGTGATGACAAAGACGAGGAAGCATTTAAAGACCTGGATATGTTGCTGGCCGTTGCCAAGCGTCCAAACATTGCTGTCAAAGCGACTTCATTGCCGCAATTTACCAGCGACAATTATCCCTACACTCGGATTCATCCCTACCTGCGCCGCATCTATGATGCCTTCGGACCAAAGCGTATTTTCTGGGGGTCTGATTTATCCCACCTATATCATGTGCCGTGTTCTTATTCTCAGGTGGTAACCATGTTCACAGAAGAGATGTCATGGCTCACCGAAGAAGACAAAAACTGGATCATGGGACATGCGATTTGCGAATGGCTAGGGTGGCAATGACTTTACTCAATAAAAAATTTCCCCATGCAAACCGCAATGGAATCATGCCGGTAATCATCATGTGAGTGACGAATAACTTGTTCGCCTCCCACACTCCATATAAATCACAGTGCCAGAACACTAGATATAAACTTCCATATCTAGTGCCTTTCCATCCTCAGACATTGATCTGATGTTAATACTCAACCTCATCTTCCCCACACCACGGCATATGCACCCACGACCGAAATAGCGCCACCAAATGCAATACGCCAAGTAACAGCCTCTTGCTTTTGCATGAAAAGCCAAGAGAGGAGGATTACGATAAGGACCGACAAGCGGTTAATGGGGATGACTTGTACAACTTCCCCTCGCTGGACAGCAGACCAGAAGAAAAGTGCTGCTATGAAATGGGACATTGTTCCAAGGAGAACAATAAACAGGCCTCGAGGATCCCAACGCCTGGTGCCTCCCTCTTTGGCAAAGGGCATGAAAGCAGCCAAAAGTAGAGCTGCCGAGCCGGTGGACACAGCAATCCCCAACGAGGTTGATGGGAGCATGTCGAGCCCGAACTTTCGAAAAACAAATGTCACTGAGAGGAGGAAGGAAGCCAGCACAGGAACAAAATAGTACAGGATAGGGGTAGTCACCTCATTAGTCCGTCGATCGTAGAGGAGGAGAATAGCACCGCACATAATGGCCAGAGTGCCAATAGCAATGCCCAGCGTCATCTGCTCCCCGAGGAAAAAAACACCCTGCAGGGAAGACCAAACAAGAACGGTTTGCAACAATACCTGGGTCCGCGAGAGTCCAATGAATTTTACACCCAGAAGGCTCAGGTAGCGGCTCATCGAATTACCGAACACGCCAATCAGGACAAACCAGAAAAGGGCGGCCAGAGGCCAGGTATTCACACCATCCCCATATGCATAGAGCCCAATCGCGAAAACCGCTGACATAAGATTCATCATCAAGGTTGTGAAGGCGGGACTCAGGCGGTTCAGAGCCAA
The Nitrospinaceae bacterium genome window above contains:
- a CDS encoding (Fe-S)-binding protein, with the protein product MSPKTEVSFESNLQARMDRITELCTFCGKCVEACSMLPYTELQEENPESVVRSVVDIINGRPFAPEGAAWAQACQKSGACIDACPEDVNPREMLLYARTKLQQRDFGKEELRQRGRNFFRRLSGIIRVTAGLQTPPDLYRRLTSVRFEKKAPAQNLFYFGCHILKTPHILLSCMDVFERMGLDYEVAGGMAHCCGINHFRSSDPEAGAAMGTRSLEKFQSYGSGQVITFCPTCQMQYTEYRPLYNGPGNDELPFVHVTKFLAQNIDTLKSLCLTQVNKRIALHLHGGTDGVEENVKAILACVPGLEVVEIDQHKDHGYQCPTLLLPGAPEAMREKLFSSASAAEVDSVVTVYHSCHFELCPEEGNQAFELENFMTILGQSMGFEYPDWTKTFKLYGDLDRVLAEAGEQLREHGIDPDKARGPLKAALYG
- a CDS encoding cupin domain-containing protein — translated: MHSFSMLEEQEFKPERHVDKILGTYGEGDTTIACWEPGQVSPYHCHPNCTEIYFCFQGGGTMKSPEETIEVTPGSFVVHPPGELHEYNNGPERTLLFRVRYGENMKGQIKEWPSHPEWKPGDKP
- a CDS encoding amidohydrolase; the encoded protein is MPIVDAQVHIWAANTPERPWPEEQIVKPHRPEPFSKDNLLEEMNAAGVQRAVLVTPMWEGFRNDLVLEAAQAHPDQFAVMGRFEPELPASRGQMATWREQVGMLGLRLVLRHPPFRPILSEGLADWLWAEAEQAGVPIMLLVDSAQLKFIDQIAERHPGLKLVVDHLCISGDDKDEEAFKDLDMLLAVAKRPNIAVKATSLPQFTSDNYPYTRIHPYLRRIYDAFGPKRIFWGSDLSHLYHVPCSYSQVVTMFTEEMSWLTEEDKNWIMGHAICEWLGWQ
- a CDS encoding DMT family transporter; translated protein: MFESLHPNLMSFLAAIFVAVAQVMFRLALNRLSPAFTTLMMNLMSAVFAIGLYAYGDGVNTWPLAALFWFVLIGVFGNSMSRYLSLLGVKFIGLSRTQVLLQTVLVWSSLQGVFFLGEQMTLGIAIGTLAIMCGAILLLYDRRTNEVTTPILYYFVPVLASFLLSVTFVFRKFGLDMLPSTSLGIAVSTGSAALLLAAFMPFAKEGGTRRWDPRGLFIVLLGTMSHFIAALFFWSAVQRGEVVQVIPINRLSVLIVILLSWLFMQKQEAVTWRIAFGGAISVVGAYAVVWGR